The Acetivibrio saccincola genome window below encodes:
- a CDS encoding PilZ domain-containing protein has translation MESLTKYMNKKLALEVVDNNGEKVGPSYTTEIVHVNTPEEIDILAPSFDKYTIPLPAETKIKIFLETQPARNMCLNGVVVSKSAGENEILLKIKLDSENKERCHSTLTVKTDCNLKAEYLQINLKNYEEFNLAKVINISKYGLTLLLNEDLELHELIDIYIWISDTKIINAVCVVTKKKLLQNTNVYKNEYKYQAELEFTEITQPARDVIIKYIFQKQKEYLKKKMN, from the coding sequence ATGGAATCTTTGACAAAATACATGAATAAAAAATTAGCATTGGAAGTGGTAGATAATAACGGTGAAAAAGTAGGACCTTCTTATACTACAGAAATTGTCCATGTGAACACTCCAGAGGAAATAGATATACTAGCCCCCTCTTTTGACAAGTACACCATACCACTTCCGGCTGAAACAAAAATTAAAATATTTTTAGAAACACAGCCGGCGAGAAATATGTGCTTAAATGGTGTAGTTGTTTCTAAATCCGCCGGTGAAAATGAAATATTGCTAAAAATTAAATTAGACAGTGAAAATAAAGAAAGATGTCACAGCACATTAACAGTCAAAACAGACTGCAATTTAAAAGCAGAATATCTTCAGATTAATTTAAAAAACTATGAGGAATTTAACCTGGCAAAAGTGATAAATATAAGCAAATACGGCCTGACTTTACTGCTAAATGAAGATTTAGAGCTCCATGAGCTTATTGATATTTACATTTGGATTAGCGACACTAAAATTATAAATGCAGTATGCGTTGTAACGAAAAAAAAGCTGTTGCAAAATACAAACGTCTATAAAAATGAATACAAATACCAGGCAGAGCTAGAATTCACTGAAATAACCCAGCCTGCCAGAGACGTCATAATAAAATATATTTTTCAAAAGCAAAAAGAATACCTTAAAAAAAAGATGAATTAG
- the hflX gene encoding GTPase HflX, whose protein sequence is MAVLTEKINREIAVYIDRKGNITDISVGDSSTVSLPFVEGKRSLKRLSGIRCVHTHPSGGGMVSAVDISSMIDLRLDAMIAIGVRDGEADEIYAALPQRDENGEFRESQIFGPFRKDDDEINKLMDYIYEIDKEKTDLLYENEEESERAVLVGLESTSKDKINGMSYGERSLAELEELAITAGAIVLKKILQTRPKKDPAFYVGKGKLEEIALICQALHADLLIFDDELSASQINNIESVVGIKVIDRTSLILDIFAQRARSKEGKYQVELAQLKYRISRLSGLGRQLSRLGGGIGTRGPGEKKLETDRRHIRNRIKYLNSQLEQIESRRNSLRSARSDRDVPVIALVGYTNAGKSTLMNKLCDADVFAENKLFATLDPTTRRLPLEDGKYALLIDTVGFIRKLPHHLIEAFKSTLEEAVYADLLIHVVDVSSEEVEEQVKVVDSILEDLGVLDKPVIMAFNKIDKVSSYTRPGIINKNGKCFEISAVNGDGIEELKKGIKDALPQNEVEVKLFVPYAEGWVISYLHQNGKILSEEHKEQGTEIVAKINKSKTGAIKKYFV, encoded by the coding sequence ATGGCGGTGCTGACAGAAAAAATCAACCGTGAAATAGCAGTATATATTGACAGGAAAGGAAATATAACGGACATAAGCGTTGGGGACAGCAGTACTGTTTCCCTTCCATTTGTTGAGGGAAAAAGGAGCCTTAAAAGGCTTTCCGGAATAAGGTGCGTCCATACACATCCAAGTGGCGGGGGAATGGTCTCAGCAGTTGACATAAGCTCCATGATAGATTTGCGCTTAGATGCCATGATTGCCATTGGTGTAAGGGACGGAGAAGCGGATGAGATATATGCAGCCCTTCCCCAAAGGGATGAAAACGGGGAGTTTAGAGAGTCCCAGATATTCGGCCCTTTTAGAAAAGACGACGATGAAATTAATAAACTTATGGACTATATATATGAAATAGACAAGGAAAAGACAGATTTACTGTATGAGAATGAAGAGGAAAGTGAAAGGGCGGTTCTTGTAGGATTAGAAAGTACATCCAAAGATAAAATTAACGGGATGAGTTATGGTGAAAGGTCACTGGCTGAACTGGAAGAGCTTGCAATTACAGCAGGTGCTATTGTGCTGAAAAAAATACTTCAGACAAGACCCAAAAAAGACCCGGCCTTCTATGTGGGGAAGGGAAAACTTGAAGAAATAGCACTTATATGCCAGGCTCTCCATGCAGATTTACTTATTTTTGATGACGAACTTTCAGCTTCTCAGATAAATAATATAGAAAGTGTTGTCGGTATCAAGGTGATAGACAGAACCAGCCTGATTCTTGATATATTTGCCCAGAGAGCCAGATCCAAAGAAGGGAAATACCAAGTGGAACTTGCCCAGCTAAAATACAGAATTTCAAGGCTTTCAGGGCTTGGAAGGCAGCTTTCAAGGCTTGGGGGAGGTATAGGTACAAGAGGACCCGGGGAGAAAAAGCTTGAAACCGACAGGCGCCATATAAGAAACAGGATAAAATATTTAAATTCACAATTAGAGCAAATAGAAAGCAGGAGAAATTCCTTAAGAAGTGCCAGAAGTGACAGGGATGTGCCTGTTATTGCATTGGTGGGATATACAAATGCCGGAAAGTCCACCCTTATGAATAAATTATGTGATGCAGACGTATTTGCAGAAAATAAATTATTTGCAACTTTAGACCCTACCACAAGAAGGCTCCCATTAGAGGATGGGAAATATGCACTGCTTATTGACACAGTAGGGTTTATAAGAAAACTGCCCCACCACCTTATAGAAGCATTTAAATCCACATTAGAAGAGGCGGTGTATGCAGATTTACTCATTCATGTAGTGGATGTATCAAGTGAAGAAGTGGAGGAACAAGTTAAAGTGGTGGACAGTATTTTGGAAGACTTGGGAGTTTTGGACAAACCTGTTATAATGGCATTTAATAAAATAGATAAGGTTTCTTCTTACACAAGACCCGGCATAATAAATAAAAACGGCAAGTGCTTTGAGATTTCAGCAGTAAACGGTGACGGCATTGAGGAATTGAAAAAGGGGATAAAAGATGCACTGCCCCAGAATGAGGTTGAGGTAAAATTATTTGTACCATATGCTGAAGGCTGGGTAATTTCATACCTGCATCAAAACGGGAAAATACTAAGTGAGGAACATAAAGAACAAGGAACTGAAATTGTTGCAAAAATAAACAAGAGTAAAACAGGTGCAATAAAAAAGTATTTTGTATAA